In Aspergillus luchuensis IFO 4308 DNA, chromosome 1, nearly complete sequence, the following are encoded in one genomic region:
- a CDS encoding uncharacterized protein (COG:S;~EggNog:ENOG410PY96;~InterPro:IPR003480,IPR023213;~PFAM:PF02458;~antiSMASH:Cluster_1.16;~go_function: GO:0016747 - transferase activity, transferring acyl groups other than amino-acyl groups [Evidence IEA]), whose translation MILRHTRMTARTHTPSFQPYTLTPLDHLLPPHHVFAYMSFRPEQPSEAVDAIESGLSNLVSQWPFLAGNVAMVQKEKRGNVTELQPPTTSDLLQCPLLRVKRHQRTISDALASPVIDYEMLSVPKTLSDSSPIPAVRFQANVMQDGIILCLAWHHQVMDSLGVTIILHALARSCSGRDRKSADARRLPMDRDKEEQARRRINQAATTSNPDLKDAYCETSYEEIRGRQPGPIICRRYTMHTDRVNYLKNSCNNLAHELAKGYSTSQKISQSESQYKLENISSDDLVTALAWLSVSRARRRVASKHSSDLPRVSSLSRNIEVRSILQPPLPRSYLGNSLVLAKSQCDWEDIPTPQEAFPVTRKRMDKETINALLKLALMSRAKCKSIQDEQIRGLIGRVEECGDFSSVSGAPAEVIMSSLRKTDIYASDWGKRLGPLLDFDTIDGRTDGLTLILPDRNPAKRGESNWEVRVNLPVEVMEEFGKDELLLWVTEAEKPGARL comes from the coding sequence ATGATTCTTCGACATACAAGAATGACCGCCAGAACTCACACTCCGTCGTTCCAGCCTTATACCCTCACGCCTCTGGACCACctgctccctcctcatcatgtGTTCGCTTATATGTCTTTTCGACCTGAACAGCCGTCTGAAGCAGTGGATGCGATAGAATCCGGCCTATCAAACTTGGTATCCCAGTGGCCATTCTTGGCTGGCAATGTTGCGATGgtgcagaaggagaaaagaggaaacgTCACAGAGTTGCAGCCACCGACAACATCGGACCTCCTCCAATGCCCCCTGTTACGTGTCAAACGCCATCAACGCACTATATCGGATGCTTTAGCCTCGCCAGTCATCGATTATGAAATGCTAAGCGTTCCGAAGACGCTCTCGGATTCCAGCCCCATACCTGCAGTGCGGTTCCAGGCCAATGTCATGCAAGACGGAATCATTTTATGCCTCGCCTGGCATCATCAGGTAATGGATTCGCTAGGGGTCACCATAATTTTGCACGCTCTAGCTCGATCTTGCTCTGGACGGGATCGAAAGAGCGCCGATGCCAGACGTCTTCCGATGGACCGCGATAAAGAAGAGCaggcaaggaggaggataaaCCAagctgccaccaccagcaacccCGACCTCAAGGATGCATACTGTGAGACTAGCTATGAAGAGATACGTGGACGACAGCCCGGCCCAATCATCTGTCGTCGTTATACTATGCATACAGACAGAGTCAACTACCTCAAAAACTCGTGCAACAATCTTGCCCATGAGCTTGCCAAGGGTTATTCAACGTCACAGAAAATCTCACAAAGTGAAAGCCAGTACAAACTTGAAAACATCTCAAGCGACGATCTGGTAACTGCTCTAGCATGGCTCTCTGTATCCCGCGCTCGTCGTCGAGTTGCTTCCAAGCATTCGTCAGACTTACCGCGCGTATCCTCTTTATCCAGAAATATAGAGGTTCGCTCAATACTCCAACCTCCTCTGCCAAGAAGCTATCTGGGGAATAGCCTCGTGTTGGCGAAAAGTCAATGCGACTGGGAAGATATTCCTACCCCACAGGAAGCCTTTCCCGTAACCCGAAAGCGAATGGACAAAGAAACAATCAACGCATTGCTTAAACTAGCCCTGATGTCTCGAGCCAAATGCAAGTCGATTCAAGACGAGCAAATTCGCGGTCTCATAGGCCGTGTGGAAGAGTGCGGTGACTTCTCGTCGGTTTCCGGTGCCCCTGCCGAGGTCATAATGTCCAGTCTTCGTAAAACTGACATATATGCCTCGGACTGGGGTAAGAGACTGGGACCACTGTTGGACTTTGATACTATCGACGGTCGGACCGATGGGTTGACTCTAATTCTACCTGACAGAAATCCTGccaagagaggagagagcaATTGGGAAGTCCGCGTGAACCTACCTGTAGAAGTTATGGAAGAGTTTGGGAAAGATGAGCTGTTGCTTTGGGTAACGGAGGCAGAAAAGCCAGGAGCGAGGCTGTAG